One part of the Thermodesulfovibrio sp. 3462-1 genome encodes these proteins:
- the fliE gene encoding flagellar hook-basal body complex protein FliE, which produces MTEIKNISETLNKTLQELQNLQGTQKESFEQVLKDAIKEASQVEQEAQNAIEAFAKGELSIHQVVLAMQKADISLQTLIQVRNKVITAYEEISRMQV; this is translated from the coding sequence GTGACAGAGATAAAAAACATAAGTGAAACTCTAAATAAGACATTGCAGGAATTACAGAATTTACAGGGAACGCAGAAAGAATCCTTTGAACAGGTTCTAAAGGATGCTATAAAAGAGGCATCTCAGGTAGAGCAGGAGGCTCAAAATGCAATTGAAGCTTTTGCAAAAGGTGAATTAAGTATTCATCAAGTTGTGCTGGCAATGCAAAAGGCTGATATCAGCCTTCAAACACTCATTCAGGTCAGAAACAAAGTAATAACAGC
- the flgC gene encoding flagellar basal body rod protein FlgC — protein MKDIFLPLKVAATGLEAQKIRLNVIASNLANINSTRTPEGGPYRRKDVVFMTYMYDQISQGVDVVKIVQDQRPPRIVYDPRHPDADKDGYVRYPNVNPMEEMINLISASRAYEANLTMINSYKDMFMRTIDLLRI, from the coding sequence ATGAAGGATATATTTTTACCTCTCAAGGTGGCAGCAACTGGGCTTGAAGCCCAGAAAATAAGGCTCAATGTAATTGCTTCAAACCTTGCAAACATAAACTCAACAAGAACTCCGGAAGGAGGTCCCTATAGAAGAAAGGATGTTGTTTTTATGACATACATGTATGACCAGATTTCTCAGGGTGTTGATGTGGTTAAAATAGTACAAGACCAGAGACCTCCGAGAATTGTTTATGACCCCAGGCATCCTGATGCAGATAAAGATGGATATGTAAGATATCCAAATGTAAATCCAATGGAAGAAATGATTAATCTTATTTCTGCTTCCCGTGCCTATGAAGCAAATCTTACGATGATTAACTCATATAAGGATATGTTTATGAGAACAATTGATTTATTAAGAATTTAG
- the flgB gene encoding flagellar basal body rod protein FlgB: MDSSIKILEKIMDICAYRQKILASNIANADTPGYKAKDINFQEELKRAVENDTGSYKVIEAKTTMPNRDGNTVNIEVEMTKFAETMLMYNTATQLLSARIRMIKDAIKGGR; this comes from the coding sequence ATGGACAGTTCAATAAAAATTCTTGAGAAAATAATGGATATATGTGCCTACAGGCAAAAAATTCTTGCTTCAAATATAGCAAATGCTGATACACCAGGTTATAAAGCAAAGGACATAAATTTTCAGGAAGAATTAAAAAGAGCAGTTGAAAACGATACAGGGAGTTATAAAGTAATTGAAGCTAAAACAACTATGCCAAACAGAGATGGAAATACTGTTAATATAGAAGTAGAGATGACAAAATTTGCAGAGACAATGCTCATGTATAATACTGCAACTCAGCTTCTTTCAGCAAGAATTCGCATGATTAAAGATGCAATCAAAGGAGGTAGATAA
- a CDS encoding sigma-54 dependent transcriptional regulator — MKSVLIIDDEPDMGFALKEAMSRFGFASHYYRDPSYVLSSVNLSDFSLIITDVKMPRMSGLEFLAEIRKRGIFTPVIVITGYGSVEDAVKAMKLGAVDYIMKPFSMDTLKSLVFRLIPEEDEIVAEAPQMRRILEIAREIAKTDITVLLTGESGVGKEVIARYIHKHSPRANQPFVAINCAAITETLLEAELFGHEKGAFTGATERKLGKFELANRGTILLDEISEMAYRLQAKLLRVIQEKEVDRVGGTKPVRVDVRIIATTNKDLWEEVKKGNFREDLFYRINVFPLRIPPLRERTEDIIPLAEFFLKRLSNKMSKNFIITEEMKKYLLENSWQGNVRELENFIYRTAVLSPDGQLRVPEDEIFFEGKKSIKIGKIKDAEKDLIIDALKKTQGNRTKAAKILGISVRTLRNKINEYGLKDL, encoded by the coding sequence ATGAAATCTGTTCTTATAATAGATGATGAACCTGACATGGGCTTTGCCCTAAAAGAGGCAATGTCTCGTTTTGGCTTTGCTTCTCATTATTACAGAGACCCTTCCTATGTTCTTTCATCAGTTAACCTGAGTGATTTCTCTTTGATCATAACTGATGTAAAAATGCCCAGAATGAGTGGTCTTGAGTTTCTTGCTGAGATAAGAAAAAGAGGAATTTTTACTCCTGTAATCGTGATTACAGGATATGGCTCTGTTGAAGATGCTGTGAAAGCAATGAAGCTTGGTGCAGTGGACTATATTATGAAACCTTTTTCAATGGATACTCTGAAATCTCTTGTCTTCAGGCTTATCCCTGAAGAGGATGAAATTGTTGCAGAGGCTCCACAAATGAGAAGAATCCTTGAAATTGCAAGAGAAATAGCAAAAACAGACATTACAGTCCTGCTAACAGGAGAAAGCGGGGTTGGTAAAGAAGTTATTGCAAGATACATTCACAAGCATAGCCCGAGAGCAAATCAGCCTTTTGTTGCAATAAATTGTGCAGCCATTACTGAAACACTTCTTGAGGCAGAGCTTTTTGGACATGAAAAAGGAGCCTTTACTGGAGCTACTGAAAGAAAGTTAGGTAAATTTGAGCTTGCCAATAGAGGAACAATTCTTCTTGATGAGATAAGTGAGATGGCATATAGACTTCAGGCAAAGCTCTTAAGGGTTATTCAGGAAAAGGAAGTTGACAGAGTTGGTGGTACAAAACCTGTTCGTGTAGATGTAAGAATAATTGCTACAACAAACAAAGACCTTTGGGAGGAGGTAAAAAAAGGCAATTTCAGAGAAGATCTCTTTTATAGAATAAATGTATTTCCATTAAGAATTCCTCCACTTAGAGAAAGAACTGAAGATATTATTCCTCTTGCTGAGTTTTTTTTAAAGAGGCTTTCAAATAAGATGTCAAAAAATTTCATCATTACAGAGGAGATGAAAAAATACTTACTTGAAAATTCCTGGCAGGGCAATGTCCGAGAACTTGAAAATTTCATTTACAGGACTGCTGTCCTGAGTCCAGATGGACAATTAAGGGTTCCTGAGGATGAGATTTTTTTTGAGGGAAAAAAATCAATAAAAATTGGCAAAATAAAAGATGCAGAAAAGGATTTAATAATTGACGCTCTTAAGAAAACTCAGGGAAATAGAACAAAGGCTGCAAAAATTCTTGGAATAAGTGTGAGAACATTGAGAAACAAAATAAATGAATACGGACTCAAAGATTTATAA
- a CDS encoding ATP-binding protein produces the protein MQEKLLKEALLKFNTASEALIKYYSLLEEKVKLLTEEVEQKKRLLSSIIESIDIAVVFFDSEGVIRLINRAGENLFNIKAENVIGKRDLPIKIQADMIYPDLGKPFYAIVSESEVVDSEGNKIGRVFLCKDITRIKELEAENERNRRLSAMGSLVMKIAHEIRNPLGSIELFANMISEDLKEGIHGDYARRISSSVKMLRNTLENMLSFTRGITPKKTFICLNELIDEIIKEFQELFSRVGIEIENRIKEIIFLHLDSSLMRQALINLFVNAYQAMPEGGTITIDACNDGDFVRLTIKDTGHGIDSEIVDKIFDPFFSTKDRGTGLGLSITASIISAHQGRIEVKSRINEGTEFAIYLPLK, from the coding sequence ATGCAGGAAAAACTTTTAAAGGAAGCACTATTAAAATTTAACACAGCCTCTGAAGCTTTAATTAAATATTACAGCCTTCTTGAAGAAAAAGTAAAACTTCTTACAGAGGAGGTTGAACAGAAAAAAAGACTGCTTAGTAGCATAATTGAAAGCATTGATATAGCTGTTGTATTTTTTGACAGCGAAGGTGTCATAAGATTAATCAATCGAGCAGGTGAAAATCTCTTTAATATTAAAGCAGAAAATGTTATTGGCAAAAGAGATTTACCGATAAAAATTCAGGCAGACATGATTTATCCAGACCTTGGAAAGCCTTTTTATGCAATAGTCTCAGAATCAGAGGTTGTTGATTCAGAAGGAAATAAAATCGGCAGAGTTTTTCTCTGTAAAGACATTACGAGAATAAAGGAACTTGAAGCAGAAAATGAAAGAAACAGAAGGCTCAGTGCAATGGGCTCTCTTGTAATGAAAATAGCCCATGAAATAAGAAATCCTCTTGGAAGCATTGAGCTTTTTGCCAATATGATATCTGAAGACCTCAAAGAAGGAATTCATGGAGATTATGCAAGGAGAATCTCAAGCTCTGTAAAGATGTTAAGAAATACCCTTGAAAATATGTTGAGTTTTACAAGGGGGATAACTCCCAAAAAAACTTTTATATGCCTCAATGAATTGATTGATGAAATAATAAAGGAGTTTCAGGAACTTTTTAGCAGAGTTGGGATAGAAATTGAAAACAGAATAAAAGAAATAATTTTTCTTCACCTTGATTCTTCTCTTATGAGGCAGGCATTGATAAATCTGTTTGTTAATGCATATCAAGCAATGCCAGAGGGTGGAACAATTACTATTGATGCATGTAATGATGGTGATTTTGTCAGGCTTACCATTAAAGACACTGGTCATGGAATTGACAGTGAAATAGTTGATAAAATCTTTGATCCCTTTTTCTCCACAAAAGACAGAGGCACAGGACTTGGGCTTAGTATTACAGCAAGTATAATTTCTGCTCACCAGGGAAGAATTGAAGTAAAAAGTAGAATTAATGAAGGCACAGAATTTGCAATTTATTTACCATTGAAATGA
- a CDS encoding tetratricopeptide repeat protein produces MKTLISIIAIILFFSITCADDALKKGEDFLKTENYLQAKEFFQKFTEDPKFADKALLGLAKAEYFLGNYYEATIPLKRILRDFKNSPAVNEANLYMGLTNFKIGRLREAEYYLEKVQPPFEKQAMIGRGWIALYRGDLKTVQQVLDRLDRKDFNEPDNALLRIKYLAMSGRADEALKEFNKNLKLRKSLYDLDRAEVLIKANKFTEAENVLKKFIERSIRLSDTIRAKKMLFEMYFSQGRTEEALKIGKEIYFYIPTDDVRLKIYSIYMNNKNYDDALRMLFLFRDKELKNRKIEEFLKIIMHESPEKAAYYIVKIYPFLSVDSSLLIQSAQFLISQGKYNEAKNLLRKIQTGPRRTEAVIPYSKILIKEGKYKEAKKLLEPLKEKNLQATALYAQILAQEGDKLTALSYLRKVSKSINDTEVLTLLGDLEYSNGDRKKAIHYWLEASKLGNAEASLKAADYFYLSKKTKEAIHYYKKAIELGIKDSESLMWAYYQYGKLAHDKKYLEKVAASGGKLSEAAKALLH; encoded by the coding sequence ATGAAAACTCTGATTAGTATCATTGCCATTATTTTATTTTTCAGCATTACCTGTGCAGATGATGCTCTTAAAAAGGGTGAGGATTTTTTAAAAACTGAGAATTATTTACAGGCAAAGGAGTTTTTTCAAAAGTTTACTGAAGACCCAAAATTTGCAGATAAAGCACTTTTAGGTCTCGCAAAGGCAGAATACTTCCTTGGAAATTACTATGAAGCCACAATTCCGTTAAAGAGAATTTTGAGGGATTTTAAAAACTCTCCTGCTGTTAATGAAGCAAATCTCTACATGGGATTAACAAATTTCAAAATTGGAAGACTCAGGGAAGCAGAGTATTATCTTGAAAAAGTTCAACCACCTTTTGAAAAGCAGGCAATGATTGGCAGAGGATGGATCGCACTTTACAGGGGTGATTTAAAAACAGTCCAACAGGTGCTTGACAGGCTTGACAGGAAAGATTTTAATGAGCCAGATAATGCTTTATTGAGAATAAAATATCTTGCCATGTCAGGTAGGGCTGATGAGGCTTTAAAGGAGTTTAATAAAAATCTGAAACTGAGAAAATCCCTTTATGACCTTGACAGAGCAGAGGTTTTGATAAAAGCAAATAAGTTCACAGAAGCAGAGAATGTTCTGAAAAAATTCATTGAAAGATCTATTAGGCTTTCCGATACAATCAGGGCAAAAAAAATGCTCTTTGAAATGTATTTCTCTCAAGGAAGAACTGAGGAAGCTTTAAAAATAGGAAAAGAGATTTACTTTTACATTCCCACGGATGATGTAAGACTCAAGATTTACTCAATCTACATGAACAACAAGAACTATGATGATGCATTGAGAATGCTTTTCTTATTCAGAGATAAGGAGCTTAAAAATAGAAAAATTGAAGAATTTTTAAAAATCATCATGCATGAAAGCCCGGAAAAAGCTGCTTATTATATTGTTAAAATATATCCCTTTTTATCAGTAGATTCATCTCTGCTAATTCAATCAGCTCAATTTCTCATTTCTCAGGGAAAATACAATGAGGCTAAAAATCTACTAAGGAAGATTCAAACAGGTCCAAGAAGGACAGAAGCAGTGATTCCCTATTCAAAGATTCTGATAAAAGAGGGTAAATATAAAGAAGCTAAAAAACTTCTTGAGCCTCTTAAAGAGAAAAATCTTCAAGCAACTGCTCTTTATGCTCAGATTCTTGCTCAGGAAGGAGATAAACTTACCGCACTTTCTTATTTAAGAAAAGTATCAAAATCAATAAATGACACTGAGGTTCTAACTTTATTAGGAGATCTTGAATATTCAAATGGAGATAGAAAAAAAGCTATTCATTACTGGCTTGAAGCATCAAAGCTTGGCAATGCAGAAGCATCACTTAAAGCTGCTGACTATTTTTATCTTTCTAAAAAAACAAAAGAGGCAATTCACTATTACAAAAAAGCGATAGAGCTTGGAATTAAAGACAGTGAATCTCTCATGTGGGCATACTATCAGTATGGCAAACTTGCCCATGATAAAAAATATCTTGAAAAGGTTGCTGCTTCGGGAGGAAAGCTTTCAGAAGCAGCAAAGGCGCTTCTTCATTAG
- a CDS encoding sigma-54 dependent transcriptional regulator, whose translation MKDKIVIVGQSVQIKRILTLIDKLSRTDTTALIMGESGTGKELVAKMIHLKSLRAEKPFIPVNCAAIPSELLESELFGYEKGAFTGANTQRLGRFEVANEGTIFLDEIGDMPVHLQVKILRVLQEKAFERIGGTKSIHVNVRIIAATNKDLENEVKEGRFREDLFWRLNVVPVVIPPLRERKEDIPLLCDYFIDKFSKKFGYSLQIKQEAMEVLLNYHWPGNVRELENLIERLYVLNDGGVITVEDLPEKIKFGESLLPKTVSDDINPFSAGIDLNEVLKEYEKKLILHALNLHRWIKSRAARYLNINRTTLIEKMKRLGIKDNENSD comes from the coding sequence ATGAAGGATAAAATTGTGATTGTAGGGCAATCAGTTCAAATTAAAAGAATTCTCACACTTATTGATAAGCTTTCAAGAACTGATACCACTGCTTTGATAATGGGAGAGAGCGGAACAGGTAAGGAGCTTGTTGCAAAGATGATTCATCTTAAAAGCCTGAGAGCAGAAAAGCCTTTTATTCCTGTTAACTGTGCTGCCATACCTTCCGAACTTCTTGAATCAGAACTCTTTGGATATGAAAAAGGAGCATTCACTGGCGCAAATACCCAGCGTCTTGGTAGATTTGAAGTTGCAAATGAAGGAACAATCTTTCTTGATGAAATAGGTGACATGCCCGTTCATCTTCAGGTAAAAATATTAAGGGTCCTTCAGGAGAAAGCTTTTGAAAGAATAGGAGGAACTAAGTCTATTCATGTAAATGTGAGAATTATAGCAGCAACAAACAAAGACTTAGAAAATGAAGTAAAAGAAGGAAGATTCAGAGAAGACCTTTTCTGGAGACTGAATGTTGTTCCTGTAGTAATTCCTCCATTGAGAGAAAGAAAAGAAGATATACCCCTTCTTTGCGATTATTTTATTGATAAGTTTTCAAAAAAATTTGGCTATTCACTGCAGATCAAGCAAGAGGCAATGGAAGTTTTATTAAACTATCACTGGCCTGGAAATGTCCGTGAACTTGAAAATTTAATTGAAAGACTTTATGTTTTAAATGATGGTGGAGTTATTACTGTGGAAGACCTTCCTGAAAAAATAAAATTCGGGGAAAGTTTACTTCCAAAAACAGTTTCTGACGATATAAATCCCTTCAGTGCAGGAATAGACCTTAATGAAGTTTTAAAGGAGTACGAGAAAAAGCTAATTTTACATGCCTTAAATCTGCATAGATGGATTAAAAGTAGAGCAGCCAGGTATCTTAACATAAACAGAACAACACTTATTGAAAAAATGAAAAGACTTGGCATTAAAGACAATGAAAACTCTGATTAG
- the hcp gene encoding hydroxylamine reductase, giving the protein MFCRQCEQTANQVACTKLGVCGKQPDTAYLQDLLIYCLQGLSTYAKEALRENRLDNKVKRFTVEALFATLTNVNFDSEAIRNFINEAVKIREELKKKGYNVKETDACRIFPVDSMEELVKQGEEANRKLFQNSSDADIQSLKETTLYAIKGIAAYADHAAILGKEDDSVYAFIYDALDAMQRDGDMNYWLNMVLKAGEVNLKTMELLDAANTGKYGHPIPTAVPLGYKKGKAIVVSGHDLRDLELLLQQTEGKGIYIYTHGEMLPCHGYPELKKYKHFYGHYGTAWQNQQKEFAQFPGAILMTTNCIIKPQESYKDRIFTTGVVGWPGVKHIEDKDFTPVIEKALELPGFPEDREGKTVMVGFARNAVLSFAEKVIELVKAGKIRHFFLVGGCDGAKPGRSYYTEFVEKSPKDTVILTLACGKFRFFDKELGSIEGIPRLLDVGQCNDAYSAIQIALALSKAFNVSVNELPLSLILSWFEQKAVAILTTLLYLGIKNIRLGPSLPAFVSPNVLKVLVDNFSIKTIKTADEDLKEILGS; this is encoded by the coding sequence ATGTTTTGTAGACAATGTGAACAAACAGCAAATCAGGTAGCATGCACAAAACTGGGTGTATGTGGGAAACAGCCAGATACAGCGTATCTTCAAGATTTGTTAATCTACTGCCTTCAGGGACTTTCTACTTATGCAAAGGAAGCACTGAGGGAAAACAGGCTGGACAACAAAGTTAAAAGATTTACTGTTGAAGCTCTCTTTGCAACACTGACAAATGTTAATTTTGATTCTGAAGCAATAAGAAATTTTATCAATGAAGCAGTAAAAATCAGGGAAGAACTAAAAAAGAAAGGCTATAACGTTAAGGAAACAGATGCCTGTCGCATATTTCCTGTTGATTCAATGGAAGAACTGGTAAAGCAGGGCGAAGAGGCAAATAGAAAGTTATTCCAGAATTCTTCAGATGCTGACATCCAATCGCTTAAAGAGACTACTCTTTATGCAATAAAAGGAATCGCAGCCTATGCTGACCATGCAGCAATTCTTGGAAAAGAAGATGACTCTGTCTACGCCTTTATTTATGATGCCCTTGATGCCATGCAGAGAGACGGAGATATGAATTACTGGCTTAATATGGTTTTGAAAGCCGGAGAGGTTAATCTAAAAACAATGGAACTGCTTGATGCTGCCAACACTGGCAAATACGGACATCCTATTCCTACAGCAGTTCCACTGGGTTATAAAAAAGGCAAGGCAATTGTGGTCTCTGGTCATGACCTGAGAGACCTTGAGCTTCTTTTACAACAGACAGAAGGAAAAGGTATATATATTTATACCCACGGAGAGATGCTTCCCTGTCATGGATATCCTGAACTGAAGAAATATAAGCATTTTTATGGACATTACGGCACAGCATGGCAGAACCAGCAGAAGGAATTTGCTCAGTTTCCTGGAGCAATTTTAATGACCACTAATTGCATTATAAAGCCACAGGAGTCCTACAAAGATAGAATCTTCACAACAGGTGTTGTTGGCTGGCCAGGGGTAAAGCACATTGAAGATAAAGATTTTACTCCAGTAATTGAAAAGGCGCTTGAATTGCCAGGTTTTCCAGAAGACAGGGAAGGAAAAACCGTAATGGTAGGCTTTGCAAGAAATGCTGTTTTAAGCTTTGCTGAAAAGGTAATTGAGCTTGTTAAAGCTGGTAAAATAAGACATTTCTTCCTTGTTGGTGGTTGTGATGGTGCAAAACCAGGCAGAAGCTATTACACAGAGTTTGTTGAAAAATCTCCGAAAGACACCGTTATTCTTACTCTTGCCTGTGGTAAATTCAGATTTTTTGATAAAGAACTTGGTTCAATTGAAGGAATTCCAAGACTTCTTGATGTGGGTCAATGCAATGATGCCTATTCAGCAATTCAGATAGCTCTGGCACTTTCAAAGGCTTTCAATGTAAGTGTAAACGAGCTTCCACTTTCTTTAATCCTTTCTTGGTTTGAACAGAAAGCAGTTGCAATTCTTACAACACTGCTTTATCTCGGTATTAAAAATATTCGTCTTGGGCCAAGCCTTCCTGCCTTTGTAAGTCCTAATGTTTTGAAAGTTCTTGTTGATAATTTTAGTATAAAAACAATCAAAACAGCGGATGAAGACTTAAAAGAAATACTGGGATCATAA
- a CDS encoding ATP-binding cassette domain-containing protein — MIIFDDVWFSYGDREVLKGVSFTAKFDERIAVLGESGGGKTTILKLILGLITPDKGKIIIDGIDITRLSEEELIPIRRKFSIVFQEGALFDSLPVKENVAFFMRELLKLPDKEIYRRVRELLKRVGVEDAEELMPEQLSGGMHRRVAIARALAVGKTKMFLYDEPTAGLDPINSERIIQLIKDLADRENIGFMIITHVVYIAWQLCNRFIFLKDGYIVFDGNKEELIKTKIPAVKDFIKELFFKV; from the coding sequence ATGATAATCTTTGATGATGTATGGTTCTCTTACGGAGACAGAGAAGTGCTCAAAGGTGTAAGCTTTACTGCAAAATTTGATGAGCGAATAGCTGTTCTTGGTGAAAGCGGTGGGGGAAAAACAACCATTTTAAAATTAATTCTGGGTTTAATCACTCCAGATAAAGGAAAAATTATAATTGATGGCATTGATATAACCAGACTAAGTGAAGAAGAACTTATTCCCATAAGAAGAAAATTTAGCATTGTTTTTCAGGAAGGTGCTCTTTTTGATTCTTTACCTGTAAAGGAAAATGTAGCTTTTTTCATGAGAGAACTTTTAAAGCTTCCTGATAAAGAAATTTATCGCAGGGTAAGGGAATTGCTCAAACGCGTAGGAGTTGAAGATGCAGAGGAACTTATGCCAGAACAACTCAGCGGAGGTATGCACCGTAGAGTAGCCATTGCCCGTGCCCTGGCAGTTGGAAAAACAAAGATGTTTTTATATGATGAGCCAACCGCAGGACTTGATCCCATCAATTCTGAAAGAATTATTCAGCTGATTAAAGATTTAGCAGACAGAGAAAATATAGGTTTCATGATAATAACTCATGTAGTTTATATAGCATGGCAACTCTGCAATAGATTTATTTTTCTTAAAGATGGATATATCGTATTTGATGGCAATAAAGAAGAACTTATTAAAACCAAAATTCCTGCTGTAAAGGATTTCATAAAAGAGCTATTTTTTAAAGTTTAG
- a CDS encoding ABC transporter permease yields MRKDSKVKKTLADLQDFYFVCINSILKLFKKPIYFDEIIEQMEYAGSASVFIISLVCLFVGMALSLQLSAELSRLGLKMYTGKIVGIAVIREIGPLVTALVFIGRVGAGQTAEIGSMILGHQIDTLRVYGIDPVRKVVIPRVIASVIMLPCLTIIGDLVCLFGGYYIAVFVSNQSGSFYWSSIIRELNFQNVFSGSIKPFIFGYLISCISCFYGLTTRGGAKGLRRSTTKAVVTSIVVVIATDFILTRTLLYALGFTV; encoded by the coding sequence ATGAGAAAAGATAGCAAGGTAAAAAAAACACTGGCAGACTTGCAGGATTTCTATTTTGTCTGCATAAATTCTATTTTAAAACTTTTTAAAAAACCTATTTATTTTGATGAAATAATTGAGCAGATGGAATATGCTGGCTCTGCTTCTGTTTTTATTATATCTCTGGTATGTCTGTTTGTAGGAATGGCACTAAGTCTTCAACTAAGTGCAGAGCTCAGCAGGCTTGGATTAAAAATGTATACAGGTAAAATTGTAGGAATTGCAGTGATAAGAGAAATTGGTCCCCTTGTAACAGCACTGGTCTTTATAGGCAGAGTTGGTGCTGGGCAGACTGCAGAAATTGGCTCAATGATTCTTGGGCATCAAATAGACACCTTAAGAGTCTACGGAATTGATCCAGTTAGAAAAGTTGTGATTCCAAGAGTAATTGCCTCAGTTATAATGCTTCCATGTCTTACAATAATAGGAGACCTCGTCTGTCTTTTTGGAGGCTACTACATAGCAGTTTTTGTCAGTAATCAGAGTGGTTCCTTTTACTGGTCAAGCATTATCAGAGAATTAAATTTTCAAAATGTCTTCTCCGGTTCAATAAAACCTTTTATATTCGGGTATCTTATCTCTTGTATAAGCTGTTTTTACGGGCTTACAACCCGAGGAGGTGCAAAAGGATTAAGAAGGTCAACCACAAAAGCAGTTGTTACATCAATTGTTGTTGTAATCGCAACTGATTTTATACTAACAAGAACTTTACTCTATGCACTGGGGTTTACTGTATGA
- a CDS encoding DJ-1/PfpI family protein, giving the protein MSKKILMIVGDFVEDYEAMVPFQMLKMVGHTVHAVCPGKKAGETVKTAVHDFEGDQTYTEKRGHNFMLNADFEKIKPENYDALVIPGGRAPEYLRLNDKVLEIVKHFVESDKPVAAICHGIQLLTAANVIKGRTLTAYPAVKAEILLAGGKWCEVNATFSNACVDGNIVTAPAWPAHPEWIRKFLELLGTEIKA; this is encoded by the coding sequence ATGTCTAAAAAAATTTTAATGATTGTTGGCGATTTTGTGGAAGACTATGAAGCAATGGTGCCGTTTCAGATGCTTAAGATGGTGGGACATACTGTTCATGCAGTTTGTCCAGGGAAAAAAGCAGGTGAGACTGTAAAAACTGCTGTGCATGATTTTGAAGGAGATCAGACATATACAGAAAAAAGAGGTCATAATTTTATGTTAAATGCTGATTTTGAGAAAATTAAACCTGAAAATTACGATGCCCTTGTAATTCCAGGTGGAAGAGCTCCTGAATATCTGAGGCTTAACGATAAAGTATTAGAAATAGTAAAACATTTTGTTGAATCTGATAAACCTGTAGCTGCTATATGTCATGGAATTCAGCTTTTGACTGCTGCCAATGTTATAAAAGGCAGAACTCTTACTGCCTATCCAGCAGTAAAAGCAGAAATTTTACTTGCCGGTGGAAAATGGTGTGAGGTGAATGCTACGTTTTCAAATGCCTGTGTAGACGGTAATATTGTAACTGCACCTGCCTGGCCAGCTCATCCAGAATGGATAAGAAAATTTCTTGAGCTTCTCGGCACAGAAATAAAAGCTTAA